A single genomic interval of Tsukamurella paurometabola harbors:
- a CDS encoding recombinase family protein yields the protein MRVIGYVRVSTQNQGVSGLGLEAQRDSLAQWCAARGHELLTVTTDVVSGAKNDAMFGREVAVAAVESGVAQGLLVRALDRVTRDQLDAAKIMKRANDYGWRLLDCEGADSGDPSQRLVADVRLAVAAEERRKIGTRTREALDQKRSKGDPGLISVSAQRRIQVLAAQGLGAKAIASTLTNEGIPTAKGGSEWSYSSVRRALARIERKAA from the coding sequence ATGAGAGTCATCGGATACGTCAGGGTCAGTACGCAGAATCAAGGGGTCAGCGGTCTCGGTCTTGAAGCGCAGCGCGATTCACTCGCACAGTGGTGTGCGGCTCGCGGTCACGAACTACTCACGGTCACGACGGACGTGGTCAGCGGCGCGAAGAACGACGCGATGTTCGGCCGTGAGGTCGCCGTCGCCGCAGTGGAAAGCGGAGTGGCGCAAGGGCTACTCGTCCGCGCCCTGGACCGTGTCACCCGCGACCAGCTGGACGCCGCGAAGATCATGAAGCGAGCCAACGACTACGGATGGCGACTCCTGGACTGCGAGGGCGCCGACAGCGGCGACCCGAGCCAGCGTCTCGTAGCGGATGTGCGCCTGGCTGTGGCCGCAGAGGAACGCCGCAAGATCGGCACCCGTACCCGCGAAGCCCTGGACCAGAAGCGCAGCAAGGGCGACCCCGGCCTGATCAGCGTCTCGGCTCAGCGGCGCATCCAGGTGCTCGCCGCGCAGGGCCTCGGCGCTAAGGCCATCGCCAGCACGCTCACCAACGAGGGAATCCCCACCGCCAAGGGCGGCAGCGAATGGAGCTACAGCTCGGTCAGGCGAGCCCTGGCCCGCATCGAACGAAAGGCAGCCTGA
- a CDS encoding AAA family ATPase yields the protein MLLVLGHEDDAVVSVCTQEPDHTTPFRGRTMRVELLGQGWSPPDDVNVWFSPNPLTLEPGISRKGGEADVSRGLALYVDLDVVIPGVKDKGLASLAECEQVIEKLAAALGCAPAVVIESGHGLQPIWRVRDAPTITDGAVAWKTISARWAALVRQVAAEINPDGHVDSVFNIDRVLRCPGSTNWKVPDEPVPARCSVNAEAGWLEVAELGAILPEAPVASPVHAKGTPAEGCAVLDGFRSGAMSATVAAKVREVEAAIEDGADRHSTMNSATLGLVRLGAKGEPGVRTALITVEALFEAVGDSPGHDSGEFQRSLTSALRVVAGDPDYVALDFYSGGAFELDGIWGPRSGWVANEDGTRSRAVLKPNTDGSAGDAGRRFTESLADVTPKKVDWLWWPWIPRGKLTMFEGEPDVGKSTMTLTWAALVTRGGPWPTTMVGERETRNEKGLNEPASVVLVGVEDDLADTVVPRLLAAGADMQRVATLARPRDENGRPVPFLIPDDVDRLKKAIEEVDAALVIVDPITAFMSDAVRPGSDTANRKALMEIADVAEQTGTAVVLVRHLNKATGMSAKHRGGGSIAFTALARSSLLAAKLPPSDERQNTDATHGLASIKGNLSRTPSALGYRLTSSPHDADSPVVAWAGVLDEDADQLVGADGAKPDARKAAPSRDEAARMLKELLAGGPMDAKEVRRMVSAETGCSEKTVANAASKLLIVKTPIRGESGKVDRWTWGLPPNTFKARG from the coding sequence GTGCTGCTCGTGCTCGGGCACGAGGACGACGCCGTGGTCAGCGTCTGCACCCAGGAGCCAGACCACACGACGCCCTTTCGAGGACGGACGATGCGTGTCGAGCTCCTGGGACAAGGGTGGTCGCCGCCCGACGACGTCAACGTGTGGTTCTCGCCCAACCCGCTGACCCTGGAGCCTGGCATCTCACGCAAGGGTGGCGAGGCGGACGTCTCGCGGGGGCTCGCCCTGTACGTGGACCTGGACGTCGTAATCCCCGGCGTGAAGGACAAGGGGTTGGCGTCGCTGGCGGAGTGCGAGCAGGTGATCGAAAAGCTCGCCGCGGCGCTCGGCTGTGCGCCTGCCGTGGTGATCGAGAGCGGGCATGGCCTGCAACCGATATGGCGCGTCCGAGATGCGCCGACCATCACCGACGGAGCGGTGGCCTGGAAGACGATCAGTGCGCGATGGGCAGCCCTGGTGCGGCAGGTCGCCGCAGAGATCAACCCCGACGGGCACGTGGACTCGGTGTTCAACATCGACCGCGTGCTCCGGTGCCCTGGGTCGACCAACTGGAAGGTCCCTGACGAGCCGGTGCCTGCGCGGTGCTCGGTGAATGCAGAGGCCGGGTGGCTCGAAGTCGCGGAACTCGGAGCCATCCTGCCGGAAGCGCCCGTAGCGTCTCCCGTCCATGCGAAGGGCACCCCTGCGGAGGGCTGCGCGGTACTCGACGGCTTCCGTAGCGGCGCGATGAGCGCGACGGTCGCCGCGAAGGTCCGCGAGGTGGAGGCCGCGATCGAGGACGGCGCTGACCGCCACTCAACCATGAACTCCGCGACGCTCGGCCTTGTCCGGCTCGGCGCGAAGGGCGAACCCGGCGTGCGCACCGCGCTGATCACCGTGGAAGCGCTATTCGAAGCGGTGGGTGACTCCCCAGGGCACGATTCCGGCGAGTTCCAACGGTCTCTGACCAGCGCGCTGCGCGTCGTCGCCGGCGATCCCGACTACGTCGCGTTGGACTTCTACAGCGGCGGTGCGTTCGAGCTAGACGGTATCTGGGGGCCGAGGTCGGGGTGGGTCGCCAACGAGGACGGCACCCGGTCCCGGGCTGTGTTGAAGCCGAACACCGACGGCTCGGCCGGGGATGCCGGTCGGCGCTTCACTGAGTCGCTGGCCGATGTGACGCCGAAGAAGGTGGACTGGCTGTGGTGGCCCTGGATTCCGCGCGGCAAGTTGACGATGTTCGAGGGCGAGCCGGACGTGGGCAAATCGACGATGACCCTCACGTGGGCGGCGCTGGTCACTCGCGGCGGTCCGTGGCCGACGACGATGGTCGGTGAGCGTGAAACCCGCAACGAGAAGGGGTTGAACGAACCGGCGTCGGTGGTGTTGGTCGGCGTGGAAGACGACCTGGCTGACACCGTCGTGCCGCGGTTGCTCGCCGCCGGTGCCGACATGCAGCGGGTGGCGACGCTCGCACGCCCGCGCGACGAAAACGGACGGCCCGTCCCCTTCCTGATCCCGGACGATGTTGACCGCTTGAAGAAGGCGATCGAAGAGGTCGATGCGGCGCTGGTCATTGTTGATCCGATCACCGCGTTCATGTCGGATGCCGTGAGGCCGGGAAGCGACACGGCAAACCGTAAGGCGCTGATGGAGATCGCCGATGTAGCCGAGCAGACCGGCACAGCGGTGGTGCTGGTGCGGCACCTGAACAAGGCCACCGGCATGAGCGCTAAGCATCGTGGCGGGGGCTCCATCGCGTTTACGGCTCTGGCGCGGTCGTCGCTGTTGGCGGCGAAGCTCCCACCCAGCGACGAACGTCAGAACACGGATGCCACTCACGGGCTGGCGTCAATCAAGGGGAACTTGTCGCGGACACCCTCGGCCCTTGGGTATCGCCTGACATCCAGTCCTCACGACGCCGACTCGCCGGTCGTGGCATGGGCCGGGGTGCTCGACGAGGACGCCGATCAGCTGGTCGGTGCCGACGGCGCCAAGCCGGACGCACGTAAGGCGGCACCGTCAAGAGACGAGGCCGCACGAATGTTGAAGGAACTCCTCGCTGGTGGGCCGATGGACGCGAAGGAGGTTCGCCGGATGGTCAGCGCGGAGACCGGATGCAGCGAGAAGACGGTGGCGAACGCCGCGAGCAAGCTACTGATCGTCAAGACGCCGATCCGTGGCGAAAGCGGCAAGGTCGACCGATGGACGTGGGGACTGCCGCCGAACACGTTCAAGGCACGGGGGTAG
- a CDS encoding helix-turn-helix domain-containing protein, whose amino-acid sequence MSPAAEPTPPTPAVVEFGRRLRARREELGLSQEAAAAKAGVHWSYYARAERGQRSSRIDSILKLAHGLDTSPGALLDGLPLETRELP is encoded by the coding sequence ATGAGTCCAGCTGCCGAACCGACGCCGCCCACGCCCGCCGTGGTGGAGTTCGGCCGACGGTTGCGCGCTCGACGCGAGGAACTCGGACTCTCGCAGGAAGCCGCCGCCGCGAAGGCGGGGGTGCACTGGAGCTACTACGCCCGCGCCGAGCGCGGGCAGCGGAGTAGCCGCATCGACTCCATCCTCAAGCTCGCGCACGGCCTTGACACATCGCCGGGAGCGTTACTTGACGGGCTTCCTCTCGAAACCAGGGAGCTACCGTAG